A single genomic interval of Gossypium raimondii isolate GPD5lz chromosome 11, ASM2569854v1, whole genome shotgun sequence harbors:
- the LOC105802779 gene encoding mitochondrial adenine nucleotide transporter ADNT1: MASEDVKTSESAVSTIVNLAEEAKLAREGVKAPSYAILSICKSLAAGGVAGGVSRTAVAPLERLKILLQVQNPHSIKYNGTIQGLKYIWRTEGFRGLFKGNGTNCARIVPNSAVKFFSYEQASKGILYLYQRQTGNEDAQLTPLLRLGAGACAGIIAMSATYPMDMVRGRITVQTESSPYQYRGMFHALSTVLREEGPRALYKGWLPSVIGVIPYVGLNFSVYESLKDWLIKSRPFGLVEDSELSVTTRLACGAAAGTVGQTVAYPLDVIRRRMQMVGWKDAASVVSGDGRNKASLEYTGMIDAFRKTVRHEGFGALYKGLVPNSVKVVPSIAIAFVSYEVVKDILGVEIRISD, from the exons ATGGCTTCAGAGGATGTGAAGACTAGCGAATCGGCGGTGTCCACGATCGTGAATCTGGCCGAGGAAGCAAAGCTCGCGAGAGAGGGTGTTAAGGCCCCTAGCTATGCTATTCTTAGCATCTGCAAGTCTCTCGCGGCTGGCGGCGTCGCCGGTGGAGT GTCACGAACTGCTGTTGCTCCTTTGGAACGTTTAAAAATCTTACTtcag GTTCAAAATCCACATAGTATTAAATACAATGGAACAATTCAAGGCTTGAAGTACATTTGGAGAACAGAAGGTTTTCGCGGATTATTCAAAGGCAATGGTACTAATTGTGCACGCATTGTTCCAAACTCGGCGGTCAAGTTCTTCAGCTACGAGCAAGCTTCAAA GGGAATCCTATATCTGTATCAACGGCAAACTGGCAATG AAGATGCTCAACTCACTCCTCTTTTACGCCTTGGAGCTGGAGCATGTGCTGGAATAATTGCCATGTCTGCAACTTACCCTATGGACATGGTACGAGGCAGGATCACCGTACAG ACAGAGAGTTCTCCTTATCAGTATAGAGGAATGTTCCATGCTCTATCCACTGTGTTGCGGGAAGAAGGTCCACGAGCATTGTATAAGGGTTGGCTTCCTTCAGTCATTGGAGTT ATACCATACGTGGGTCTGAACTTTTCTGTGTATGAATCTCTAAAAGATTGGTTAATCAAAAGTAGACCATTTGGATTGGTTGAAGACTCTGAGTTGAGTGTGACGACCAGGCTTGCTTGTGGTGCTGCTGCTGGAACTGTAGGCCAAACTGTTGCTTACCCTCTTGATGTGATTCGCAGAAGAATGCAAATGGTAGGATGGAAAGATGCGGCGTCAGTTGTATCTGGTGATGGGAGGAACAAGGCCTCTCTTGAATATACTGGCATGATTGATGCTTTCAGGAAAACTGTTAGGCATGAAGGCTTTGGAGCATTGTACAAGGGTCTGGTCCCTAATTCCGTGAAG gTTGTACCATCAATAGCTATTGCATTTGTGTCATACGAGGTGGTGAAGGACATTTTAGGAGTTGAGATTAGAATATCAGACTGA
- the LOC105802777 gene encoding protein SUPPRESSOR OF PHYA-105 1 isoform X1 → MERDGQEMAANELPETAEFKRKDLIFPLKSEGHILMESLMNGLSRFAPQYPGTSMNETETETGIIVEELTVENYKSSTLSLTKNWNNLRQGQRERMYHNQRLEHEFLDDENANHVLLRAKEQLARMSYENHKSKDIDQTTGGMALHLKATDDHLGTSSNSLSVAAARLKMSSRPSFSQLFVKKGMKGKDIIRRDPHDQPCLLGIDRSTTDPCPNAISLREWLKLGSRKEDKVESLIIFRQIVELVDSAHLQGVVLQDLRPSCFCLLPPNRVIYTGQSVKQGLESAVNNDLKRKRDLEQGMNASNCRRGTKKLKHNENMQPPGYKTEFASPHGSKTEMQKNIGFYTSIKQHSTSFLNQPPTFHYATPSVVQSISAAIQMEERWYACPGELNGRSLTFSSNIYSLGVFLFELLYCFESMEQHSAMMSDLSQRILPPNFLSESPKEAAFCLWLLHPGPLSRPTTREILQSDLFCGSQEKISGNNLSESPGNDVAVSEILLHFLTKLEEQKQKRASKLMEEIRFLEEDIKEAKRRQALRTSSVFPQIQNGFPDAGKKWMHSENPGTSVAHCVPNLKSDVNDGWLSKNIWQLEHAYFSMRSQIHSSETAAAAVSDKDLLKKRGKLSESQSENGKLRMNQKSIDPLGSFFKGLCKFACYSKFEACGTIRNRDLLNSANVICTLSFDRNEDYIATAGISKRIKIFEFDAFMNDSIDIHYPVVEMSNKSKISCVCWNNYVKNYLASTDYDGVVQTWDAGTGQGLCQYNEHQKRAWSVDFSQADPTKFASGSDDCSVKLWSINEQKSSLGTLWSPANVCCVQFSSFSPHLLAFGSADYKVYCYDLRHSRIPLCTLAAHEKAVSYVKFLDSNTLLSASTDNTLKSWDLKKTCSDGSTTNTCCLTFSGHKNEKNFVGLTVLDGYIACGSETNEVYCYYRSLPMPITSYKFGSVDPISGHQTGDENGQFVSSVCWRQKSNMLVAANSTGSIELLKLV, encoded by the exons ATGGAACGAGATGGGCAAGAAATGGCGGCCAATGAATTACCAGAGACTGCTGAATTCAAAAGAAAGGACTTAATTTTTCCTTTGAAATCAGAAGGTCACATTTTGATGGAATCGCTAATGAATGGTTTGAGTCGCTTTGCACCTCAATATCCTGGGACTTCTATGAATGAGACCGAGACCGAGACTGGTATAATAGTCGAAGAATTGACTGTGGAAAACTATAAGAGCTCAACTTTAAGTTTAACCAAGAACTGGAACAACTTAAGGCAGGGTCAGAGGGAACGAATGTATCATAATCAAAGGCTGGAACACGAGTTTTTAGATGATGAAAACGCAAACCATGTCTTGTTGAGAGCAAAAGAGCAACTTGCAAGAATGTCTTATGAGAACCATAAGAGCAAGGATATTGACCAGACGACAGGGGGAATGGCTCTGCATTTGAAGGCTACTGATGACCACTTGGGTACCTCGAGCAATTCATTGTCAGTTGCAGCTGCTCGGTTGAAAATGTCATCTAGGCCTAGCTTTTCTCAGTTATTTGTCAAGAAAGGTATGAAAGGAAAGGAcattatcagaagagacccaCATGACCAGCCTTGTTTACTTGGGATTGATAGGTCTACTACTGACCCTTGCCCCAATGCGATTAGTTTGAGGGAATGGCTAAAACTAGGGAGTCGAAAAGAGGATAAAGTTGAAAGCCTGATTATATTCAGGCAGATTGTGGAGctggtggattcagcacatttGCAAGGAGTTGTCTTGCAAGACTTACGACCATCCTGTTTCTGTTTATTACCACCTAATAGGGTAATCTATACTGGTCAGTCTGTCAAGCAAGGACTAGAGTCTGCAgtaaataatgatttgaagaggaAAAGGGACCTGGAACAAGGTATGAATGCTTCCAATTGCAGACGAGGTACAAAGAAGCTAAAGCACAATGAGAACATGCAACCTCCTGGATACAAAACAGAATTCGCCTCTCCTCATGGATCCAAGACCGAGATGCAAAAAAATATTGGCTTTTATACATCTATTAAGCAACATTCTACCTCATTTCTCAACCAGCCTCCAACTTTCCACTATGCTACACCATCTGTTGTGCAGTCTATTTCTGCAGCTATACAAATGGAGGAGAGGTGGTATGCTTGCCCCGGGGAGCTCAATGGAAGAAGCcttacattttcatcaaatatatatagcCTTGGGGTTTTCCTTTTTGAG TTGCTATATTGTTTTGAATCAATGGAGCAGCATTCTGCAATGATGTCAGACTTGAGCCAGCGGATTCTTCCACCAAATTTCCTTTCAGAAAGTCCCAAGGAAGCTGCCTTTTGTCTTTGGCTTCTTCATCCTGGACCTCTCTCTCGTCCAACAACTAG GGAAATCTTGCAGTCTGATTTATTTTGTGGATCCCAAGAAAAGATTAGCGGGAATAATTTATCAGAATCTCCTGGTAATGATGTTGCTGTATCAGAGATATTACTACATTTTCTAACTAAACTAGAAGAACAAAAGCAGAAGCGTGCCTCCAAATTGATGGAAGAGATTAGGTTCTTAGAAGAAGATATTAAGGAAGCTAAGAGAAGGCAAGCATTAAGGACATCCTCAGTTTTCCCTCAAATACAAAATGGATTTCCTGATGCAGGAAAAAAGTGGATGCATTCTGAAAATCCTGGAACTTCAGTTGCTCATTGTGTACCAAATTTGAAGTCAGATGTAAATGATGGATGGTTGTCGAAAAATATCTGGCAACTCGAGCATGCCTACTTCTCCATGAGATCCCAAATCCACTCTTCTGAAACTGCTGCTGCAGCAGTCTCTGACAAAGACTTACTGAAGAAACGAGGCAAGTTGTCTGAGTCACAAAGTGAGAATGGAAAGCTGAGAATGAATCAGAAATCTATTGATCCCCTTGGGAGCTTTTTCAAAGGTTTGTGCAAGTTTGCTTGCTATAGCAAGTTTGAAGCCTGTGGAACAATAAGAAATAGAGACCTTCTAAACTCTGCAAATGTGATATGCACTCTTAGTTTTGACCGTAATGAGGATTATATTGCTACTGCTGGCATATCAAAGAGAATCAAGATTTTCGAGTTCGATGCATTCATGAATGATTCTATTGATATCCACTATCCCGTTGTTGAGATGTCAAACAAGTCAAAGATTAGCTGTGTGTGCTGGAACAACTACGTAAAGAATTATTTGGCTTCAACTGATTATGATGGCGTTGTCCAG ACATGGGATGCGGGAACTGGTCAAGGACTCTGTCAATACAATGAACACCAAAAGAGGGCGTGGTCTGTCGACTTTTCTCAAGCTGACCCAACAAAGTTTGCCAGTGGAAGTGATGACTGCTCTGTGAAGCTTTGGAGCATTAACGAG CAGAAAAGTTCGCTTGGAACCTTGTGGAGCCCTGCAAATGTCTGCTGTGTTCAGTTCTCTAGTTTCTCTCCGCATCTGTTGGCATTTGGATCGGCTGACTACAAAGTCTATTGCTACGATCTCCGTCATTCTAGAATCCCCTTGTGCACACTGGCTGCCCATGAAAAAGCTGTTAGCTATGTCAAATTCTTGGATTCCAACACCCTTCTCTCTGCATCCACTGACAACACCCTGAAGTCATGGGATCTCAAGAAAACTTGCTCGGATGGATCGACCACCAATACTTGCTGCTTAACCTTTAGTGGCCATAAAAATGAGAAG AACTTTGTGGGTTTAACTGTCTTGGATGGATATATAGCATGTGGTTCAGAAACGAATGAG gTCTATTGTTATTATAGATCTCTGCCAATGCCCATCACTTCGTATAAGTTCGGGTCTGTTGATCCTATTTCTGGGCATCAAACCGGTGATGAAAATGGGCAGTTCGTTTCAAGTGTCTGTTGGAGACAAAAGTCAAACATGCTTGTTGCTGCCAACTCAACTGGAAGTATAGAATTACTGAAACTAGTGTGA
- the LOC105802777 gene encoding protein SUPPRESSOR OF PHYA-105 1 isoform X2: MERDGQEMAANELPETAEFKRKDLIFPLKSEGHILMESLMNGLSRFAPQYPGTSMNETETETGIIVEELTVENYKSSTLSLTKNWNNLRQGQRERMYHNQRLEHEFLDDENANHVLLRAKEQLARMSYENHKSKDIDQTTGGMALHLKATDDHLGTSSNSLSVAAARLKMSSRPSFSQLFVKKGMKGKDIIRRDPHDQPCLLGIDRSTTDPCPNAISLREWLKLGSRKEDKVESLIIFRQIVELVDSAHLQGVVLQDLRPSCFCLLPPNRVIYTGQSVKQGLESAVNNDLKRKRDLEQGMNASNCRRGTKKLKHNENMQPPGYKTEFASPHGSKTEMQKNIGFYTSIKQHSTSFLNQPPTFHYATPSVVQSISAAIQMEERWYACPGELNGRSLTFSSNIYSLGVFLFELLYCFESMEQHSAMMSDLSQRILPPNFLSESPKEAAFCLWLLHPGPLSRPTTREILQSDLFCGSQEKISGNNLSESPGNDVAVSEILLHFLTKLEEQKQKRASKLMEEIRFLEEDIKEAKRRQALRTSSVFPQIQNGFPDAGKKWMHSENPGTSVAHCVPNLKSDVNDGWLSKNIWQLEHAYFSMRSQIHSSETAAAAVSDKDLLKKRGKLSESQSENGKLRMNQKSIDPLGSFFKGLCKFACYSKFEACGTIRNRDLLNSANVICTLSFDRNEDYIATAGISKRIKIFEFDAFMNDSIDIHYPVVEMSNKSKISCVCWNNYVKNYLASTDYDGVVQTWDAGTGQGLCQYNEHQKRAWSVDFSQADPTKFASGSDDCSVKLWSINEKSSLGTLWSPANVCCVQFSSFSPHLLAFGSADYKVYCYDLRHSRIPLCTLAAHEKAVSYVKFLDSNTLLSASTDNTLKSWDLKKTCSDGSTTNTCCLTFSGHKNEKNFVGLTVLDGYIACGSETNEVYCYYRSLPMPITSYKFGSVDPISGHQTGDENGQFVSSVCWRQKSNMLVAANSTGSIELLKLV; the protein is encoded by the exons ATGGAACGAGATGGGCAAGAAATGGCGGCCAATGAATTACCAGAGACTGCTGAATTCAAAAGAAAGGACTTAATTTTTCCTTTGAAATCAGAAGGTCACATTTTGATGGAATCGCTAATGAATGGTTTGAGTCGCTTTGCACCTCAATATCCTGGGACTTCTATGAATGAGACCGAGACCGAGACTGGTATAATAGTCGAAGAATTGACTGTGGAAAACTATAAGAGCTCAACTTTAAGTTTAACCAAGAACTGGAACAACTTAAGGCAGGGTCAGAGGGAACGAATGTATCATAATCAAAGGCTGGAACACGAGTTTTTAGATGATGAAAACGCAAACCATGTCTTGTTGAGAGCAAAAGAGCAACTTGCAAGAATGTCTTATGAGAACCATAAGAGCAAGGATATTGACCAGACGACAGGGGGAATGGCTCTGCATTTGAAGGCTACTGATGACCACTTGGGTACCTCGAGCAATTCATTGTCAGTTGCAGCTGCTCGGTTGAAAATGTCATCTAGGCCTAGCTTTTCTCAGTTATTTGTCAAGAAAGGTATGAAAGGAAAGGAcattatcagaagagacccaCATGACCAGCCTTGTTTACTTGGGATTGATAGGTCTACTACTGACCCTTGCCCCAATGCGATTAGTTTGAGGGAATGGCTAAAACTAGGGAGTCGAAAAGAGGATAAAGTTGAAAGCCTGATTATATTCAGGCAGATTGTGGAGctggtggattcagcacatttGCAAGGAGTTGTCTTGCAAGACTTACGACCATCCTGTTTCTGTTTATTACCACCTAATAGGGTAATCTATACTGGTCAGTCTGTCAAGCAAGGACTAGAGTCTGCAgtaaataatgatttgaagaggaAAAGGGACCTGGAACAAGGTATGAATGCTTCCAATTGCAGACGAGGTACAAAGAAGCTAAAGCACAATGAGAACATGCAACCTCCTGGATACAAAACAGAATTCGCCTCTCCTCATGGATCCAAGACCGAGATGCAAAAAAATATTGGCTTTTATACATCTATTAAGCAACATTCTACCTCATTTCTCAACCAGCCTCCAACTTTCCACTATGCTACACCATCTGTTGTGCAGTCTATTTCTGCAGCTATACAAATGGAGGAGAGGTGGTATGCTTGCCCCGGGGAGCTCAATGGAAGAAGCcttacattttcatcaaatatatatagcCTTGGGGTTTTCCTTTTTGAG TTGCTATATTGTTTTGAATCAATGGAGCAGCATTCTGCAATGATGTCAGACTTGAGCCAGCGGATTCTTCCACCAAATTTCCTTTCAGAAAGTCCCAAGGAAGCTGCCTTTTGTCTTTGGCTTCTTCATCCTGGACCTCTCTCTCGTCCAACAACTAG GGAAATCTTGCAGTCTGATTTATTTTGTGGATCCCAAGAAAAGATTAGCGGGAATAATTTATCAGAATCTCCTGGTAATGATGTTGCTGTATCAGAGATATTACTACATTTTCTAACTAAACTAGAAGAACAAAAGCAGAAGCGTGCCTCCAAATTGATGGAAGAGATTAGGTTCTTAGAAGAAGATATTAAGGAAGCTAAGAGAAGGCAAGCATTAAGGACATCCTCAGTTTTCCCTCAAATACAAAATGGATTTCCTGATGCAGGAAAAAAGTGGATGCATTCTGAAAATCCTGGAACTTCAGTTGCTCATTGTGTACCAAATTTGAAGTCAGATGTAAATGATGGATGGTTGTCGAAAAATATCTGGCAACTCGAGCATGCCTACTTCTCCATGAGATCCCAAATCCACTCTTCTGAAACTGCTGCTGCAGCAGTCTCTGACAAAGACTTACTGAAGAAACGAGGCAAGTTGTCTGAGTCACAAAGTGAGAATGGAAAGCTGAGAATGAATCAGAAATCTATTGATCCCCTTGGGAGCTTTTTCAAAGGTTTGTGCAAGTTTGCTTGCTATAGCAAGTTTGAAGCCTGTGGAACAATAAGAAATAGAGACCTTCTAAACTCTGCAAATGTGATATGCACTCTTAGTTTTGACCGTAATGAGGATTATATTGCTACTGCTGGCATATCAAAGAGAATCAAGATTTTCGAGTTCGATGCATTCATGAATGATTCTATTGATATCCACTATCCCGTTGTTGAGATGTCAAACAAGTCAAAGATTAGCTGTGTGTGCTGGAACAACTACGTAAAGAATTATTTGGCTTCAACTGATTATGATGGCGTTGTCCAG ACATGGGATGCGGGAACTGGTCAAGGACTCTGTCAATACAATGAACACCAAAAGAGGGCGTGGTCTGTCGACTTTTCTCAAGCTGACCCAACAAAGTTTGCCAGTGGAAGTGATGACTGCTCTGTGAAGCTTTGGAGCATTAACGAG AAAAGTTCGCTTGGAACCTTGTGGAGCCCTGCAAATGTCTGCTGTGTTCAGTTCTCTAGTTTCTCTCCGCATCTGTTGGCATTTGGATCGGCTGACTACAAAGTCTATTGCTACGATCTCCGTCATTCTAGAATCCCCTTGTGCACACTGGCTGCCCATGAAAAAGCTGTTAGCTATGTCAAATTCTTGGATTCCAACACCCTTCTCTCTGCATCCACTGACAACACCCTGAAGTCATGGGATCTCAAGAAAACTTGCTCGGATGGATCGACCACCAATACTTGCTGCTTAACCTTTAGTGGCCATAAAAATGAGAAG AACTTTGTGGGTTTAACTGTCTTGGATGGATATATAGCATGTGGTTCAGAAACGAATGAG gTCTATTGTTATTATAGATCTCTGCCAATGCCCATCACTTCGTATAAGTTCGGGTCTGTTGATCCTATTTCTGGGCATCAAACCGGTGATGAAAATGGGCAGTTCGTTTCAAGTGTCTGTTGGAGACAAAAGTCAAACATGCTTGTTGCTGCCAACTCAACTGGAAGTATAGAATTACTGAAACTAGTGTGA
- the LOC105802778 gene encoding LOW QUALITY PROTEIN: cytokinesis protein sepH (The sequence of the model RefSeq protein was modified relative to this genomic sequence to represent the inferred CDS: inserted 3 bases in 3 codons): MEQFRQIGEALGSLKALMVFRDNIQINQRQCILLLDIFYSAYKSIADEMKDNLKFEERNLKWKVLEMPLRELHRIFKEGEAYIKESLESKDWWVKAITLYQNTDCVELHISNLLSCIPVVIEAIESAAQLSGWEQDEMQKKKRVYSNKYHKEWIDPELFQWKFAKQYLVTQDFCNRIDNVWKEDRWILKNKIQEKENSRLRKQERKLADLLLRNLDSSKSLKDKLLPSSILLGWKDYQVRRRLGNGSQYKEVYWLGESFILRHIIGDVEAVASDISSLLSLSHPNILHFLCGFTDEEKKECLLVMELAHKSLCDCIKETCGPRKRTSFCLPVTVDLMLQIARGMEYLHSNKIYHGDLNPSSIYVKLRGTSSEGYMQVKVSGFGLSSIPQRGAANQNETQSFIWHAPEVLEEQEQSGSKVKLKFTGKADVYSFGMICFQLLTGKVPFEDGHLQGDKMSRNIRAGERPLFPFKPPKSITSLIKRCWHADPDLRPSFLSICRILRYXKRSLLMNPDYNSQSELPXAALDYCDIDMRLQRXIPTWETPNSLSTSQIPFQMFVYRVLEKDKTGVPLKDTSESGSDRNSASGDENVTTDELYTSATDRSMPSPEPLPRINTTMKKSADIRTKHPVTPKARSTRPPMNQRVRSFRMSSESQLLLVSPRLRRSSSGHVSDSELS; the protein is encoded by the exons ATGGAGCAATTTCGGCAGATAGGGGAGGCTTTAGGAAGTTTGAAGGCATTAATGGTTTTTCGTGACAACATCCAAATTAACCAGAGGCAATGCATTTTGTTGCTAGATATTTTTTATTCTGCATACAAATCGATAGCAGATGAAATGAAAGATAACCTGAAATTCGAAGAGAGGAACTTGAAATGGAAAGTTCTTGAAATGCCATTGAGAGAGCTCCACAGGATTTTCAAAGAAGGGGAAGCCTACATCAAGGAAAGCTTGGAATCTAAAGACTGGTGGGTTAAAGCCATAACTCTCTATCAGAATACTGACTGCGTCGAGTTGCATATCAGTAACTTGCTTTCCTGCATTCCGGTTGTCATTGAAGCAATCGAATCTGCAGCCCAACTGTCCGGTTGGGAACAAGAtgaaatgcaaaagaaaaaacgGGTGTACTCCAATAAGTACCATAAAGAATGGATTGATCCTGAACTTTTCCAATGGAAATTTGCAAAGCAGTATCTTGTTACTCAAGATTTTTGCAATAGGATTGACAATGTCTGGAAAGAAGATAGATGGATCcttaaaaacaaaatccaaGAAAAGGAAAACTCAAGGTTGAGAAAGCAGGAGAGAAAACTTGCAGATTTGCTTTTGAGAAACTTAGATAGttcaaaatctttaaaagaTAAGCTTTTACCGAGTTCGATTCTATTGGGGTGGAAGGACTATCAGGTTAGACGGCGGCTCGGTAATGGGAGTCAATACAAGGAGGTTTACTGGTTAGGTGAAAGCTTTATTCTGAGACACATAATTGGAGATGTAGAAGCAGTAGCTTCTGATATTTCTTCATTATTATCTCTTTCCCACCCAAACATACTGCATTTCCTTTGTGGATTCACTGATGAAGAAAAGAAGGAATGCCTTTTGGTCATGGAACTAGCGCATAAAAGCCTCTGCGACTGCATAAAAGAAACTTGCGGCCCAAGAAAGCGAACATCGTTTTGTCTTCCGGTCACTGTTGATCTAATGCTTCAGATTGCAAGGGGAATGGAATATCTACACTCAAATAAAATCTACCATGGTGACTTAAATCCTTCCAGCATTTATGTTAAGCTGAGAGGAACATCTTCGGAAGGGTACATGCAGGTGAAAGTTTCAGGATTTGGCTTGTCTTCAATACCTCAGAGGGGAGCAGCGAACCAGAATGAAACACAGTCATTCATTTGGCATGCACCAGAGGTTCTAGAGGAGCAAGAACAGTCAGGAAGTAAAGTGAAATTAAAGTTCACTGGAAAAGCAGATGTGTATAGCTTTGGAATGATTTGCTTTCAGCTTCTTACTGGAAAAGTCCCATTCGAAGATGGCCATCTTCAAGGGGACAAAATGAGCCGAAACATAAGAGCAGGGGAGAGGCCACTGTTTCCTTTCAAGCCACCAAAATCTATAACAAGCTTGATCAAGAGATGTTGGCATGCTGATCCGGATCTAAGGCCTAGCTTCCTATCCATCTGCAGAATTCTTCGGT ATAAACGGTCACTTCTAATGAACCCTGATTATAACAGTCAGTCGGAGTTAC CGGCAGCTTTGGATTACTGTGACATTGATATGAGGCTTCAAC ATATTCCCACATGGGAAACTCCCAATTCATTATCCACATCACAAATCCCTTTTCAGATGTTTGTTTATAGAGTATTGGAAAAGGACAAAACAGGAGTTCCTCTCAAAGACACTTCGGAATCGGGAAGCGACAGAAATTCGGCTAGTGGCGATGAAAATGTCACTACTGATGAGCTATACACATCAGCAACTGACAGGTCCATGCCTTCACCTGAACCACTGCCTAGGATAAATACTACAATGAAGAAATCTGCAGATATTAGAACAAAACATCCAG TGACACCTAAAGCAAGATCAACAAGACCTCCAATGAATCAGCGTGTCCGCAGTTTCAGAATGAGTTCAGAAAGCCAGCTGCTCCTAGTGAGCCCCAGACTACGGAGATCATCATCCGGCCATGTCTCAGACTCTGAGCTCTCCTAG